GAAACCGCCCTGGCAACCCTCAAGGCCGATTTGATCGCCAAGCAGATGGATGGCCTCATCTCGCTTCGGGAATCGCTCGACTCAGCCAACCGCCTGCTCAACGACCGCCTCGCCGAAGGCACCCAAACGCTCGACCGACGCATGTCGGTCATCAACGAAATCGAAAACAAACTCGGCAAACTCTCCACACAGACCAGCAACATCGAAACAATCGGCAAAAACATCCAGTCGCTCTCGGAACTGCTGAAACCGCCCAAACTCCGCGGCAGCCTCGGCGAGATTCTTCTGGAAAATCTTCTCGGGCAGATCCTCCCCAAACAACTGTTCGAGATACAGCACAAATTCGATGATGGCGCCCGTGTCGATGCTGTCGTTAAACTCTCCGACAAACTGCTGCCGATAGATTCCAAGTTCCCGCTGGAATCCTACAACCGGATCGCCTCGAGCGACTCCGACAATACCGCCAAATCCGCGCGCAAGGAGTTCGCCACAGCTATAAAAAAACACATCGATGATATCGCTTCCAAATATATACGGACCGGTCAAAACACCACCGACTTCGCCGTCATGTACATCCCATCCGAGGCGGTCTACTACCAACTGGTCGCCGGAGAGAGTCTCGATGAATTCGACTATGCTATGGCGCGCAAAGTCATCCCATCATCGCCCGGACATCTGTACGGCTTCCTGGCCTCCGTCGCGGCGGTCTATTCCGAGGCCGGGTTGGGGTCAAACCGGCGGCTTTTAAGCGAATGTCTCGACAGCATCACCGCCTCGATAGAAAAACTGGCCCATCTCAATGAGCGCATGAACGGTTCGCTGAGAGCGGCCTCGCTGAGCCTGGAGAAATCGCGCGACGAGGTAACCTCGATGACCCGTCACCTCGAACGCCTCAAACACCCCTCCGCCGATTCCGACACAAATTCGACCCTTTTGTGAACCAATGGCCGCCCGCGGCTGTTAGTAGCGAATACACGAGCGCTTTTGATAGATAACTTTCGGGAGGTGAATCCCATTGCCTGATAAGAAATACGATCTGGTCGTTATCGGCTCCGGCCCCGCCGGCGAGAAAGCCGCTATCGAGGCCTCGCGCATGCGCAAAACCAGCGCCATCATCGAACGCCACTCCGTGCAGGGGGGAGTGTGTATCCACACCGGCACGATCCCATCGAAAACCCTCCGCGAAACCGTCGTCTATATTTCCGGTCTTCGCCAGCGCTCTGTCTATGGCCTCATGGGCGGCGTCAGGCCCGATGTCACCGTCAAGGAACTCATGTACCGCAAAGGGCAGGTCATTCAGCAGGAGCTCGATGTTATCCAGCAGAACATGGCCCGCTACGGTATCGAGGTTATCCACGGCACCGGCGCTATCGTCGATCCCCACACCGTAACCGTAACCGACCGGGAAGGCAACATCGAGCATCTGAAAGCCGATGTCATCGTGATTTCCACCGGCACGCGTCCGTATCATCCGCGCCAAGTCAAGTTCGACAACAAATTTATCTATGATGGCGAGTCGATACTTGATCTCGATGTTCTCCCGCGCTCGCTCACCATTGTCGGCGGCGGGGTGATAGGCTGCGAGTATGCCTCGATCTTCGCCCACATCGGCGTCAAAGTCACGATTGTCGATGACCGCGAGAGGCTTTTGTCTTTTCTCGACCACGAGATCGGCGACAACTTGATTTTTCTCATGCGCAAGTATCGCATTTCGCTGGTGCTCGGCGATGGCGCCAAGGATATATTCGTCGAAAACGACCAGCCGGTCGTGGTCACCAAAAGCGGCCGACGGGTTGTCTCCGACAAGTTGCTTTTCGCGGCCGGGCGTACCGGCAATACCGAGAATCTGGGCCTCAAGCAGCTCGGTATCGAGACTGATAAGCGCGGCAATATTGTCGTCAACGAACGATACCAGACAGCCGTGCCGAATATTTACGCGGTCGGCGATGTTATCGGGTTTCCATCGCTGGCGTCGGTATCGATGGACCAAGGGCGGCTGGCCGCCATTCACGCTTTCAAGCGCGGGGATACCTCGTGCATCAACACCCTGCTTCCGTTCGGTATCTGGACCATCCCCGAGGTGTCGATCGTGGGCGAGTCCGAGGAAACGCTCAGCGCCGCGGGCCAATCTTATGAGGTGGGGGTGGCTCGGTTTTTCGAACTGGCGCGGGGGCAGATAATTAACGACCACGATGGTATGCTCAAGTTGATTTTCGACCCGAAGTCGAAGCGGGTTCTCGGCGTGCACATCGTGGGGGAGAGGGCCAACGAGTTGATTCACATCGGTCAGGCCGTGATGACACACGGGGGGACGCTTGATTATTTTCTCGATACGGTTTTCAACTATCCCACTTTGACTGAGGCTTACAAAGTCGCCGCTATGGACGGCCTGGCCCGCCTCGAACGCCGCGTTTGATTGGCGAAAATGTTTCATTCCATTCTTTTGTAGGTCAAAACCCCTGCCCGGCAGGGTTCATCGTCAGATGAAGGTTTTGACATCCTTCTGTCAGACGTCCCGTCTGACGGCTTCCTTGCGTTAATGTTCGTGCCCGATGGATCTTCATACCTCGTGCCCGGTGAATCTTCAGATTCACCGGGTAATCCGAATTTGGCTTCGTTTCCTCATTTTTGTATGTTCCACCAATGTTGTGCCCGGTGAATCTTCAGATTCACCGGGTATCCCCTCACCCCGACCCTCTCCCGGAGGGCGAGGGGGAAGGAGGCCATTCCCGTTCGGTCAGGTCTTGTCCCGACGGTGTCGGGATGTGACCTGACCGCATGGCTGCCCCGACGCATCCGCTACCCTTCTTACCCCCCCCGCTCGCAATCACCACCGATCTTGTATGAAAACCGCCCCGATGACCAACCAAACCTGTCCGGTCAAAGTCATTCCCCTCCCTCTAAGTCATTCCCTCCCCCCCCACTAAGTCATTCCGTTGAAAAACGGAATCCAGTGTTCGATTTTCTCTCGTATTCCATTCGTTCTCATAATGTTGGAGCGATTTGGCTTCGTTTCCTCATTTTTGTATTTTTGCGCCACCCTCCGTCATTCCGTTGAAAAACGGAATCCAGACTTC
This genomic stretch from Candidatus Zixiibacteriota bacterium harbors:
- the sthA gene encoding Si-specific NAD(P)(+) transhydrogenase, with product MPDKKYDLVVIGSGPAGEKAAIEASRMRKTSAIIERHSVQGGVCIHTGTIPSKTLRETVVYISGLRQRSVYGLMGGVRPDVTVKELMYRKGQVIQQELDVIQQNMARYGIEVIHGTGAIVDPHTVTVTDREGNIEHLKADVIVISTGTRPYHPRQVKFDNKFIYDGESILDLDVLPRSLTIVGGGVIGCEYASIFAHIGVKVTIVDDRERLLSFLDHEIGDNLIFLMRKYRISLVLGDGAKDIFVENDQPVVVTKSGRRVVSDKLLFAAGRTGNTENLGLKQLGIETDKRGNIVVNERYQTAVPNIYAVGDVIGFPSLASVSMDQGRLAAIHAFKRGDTSCINTLLPFGIWTIPEVSIVGESEETLSAAGQSYEVGVARFFELARGQIINDHDGMLKLIFDPKSKRVLGVHIVGERANELIHIGQAVMTHGGTLDYFLDTVFNYPTLTEAYKVAAMDGLARLERRV
- a CDS encoding DNA recombination protein RmuC; protein product: MDTLTTVIIIFLAVNLLLTLWLIVSWRRQKSADPRQAIETALATLKADLIAKQMDGLISLRESLDSANRLLNDRLAEGTQTLDRRMSVINEIENKLGKLSTQTSNIETIGKNIQSLSELLKPPKLRGSLGEILLENLLGQILPKQLFEIQHKFDDGARVDAVVKLSDKLLPIDSKFPLESYNRIASSDSDNTAKSARKEFATAIKKHIDDIASKYIRTGQNTTDFAVMYIPSEAVYYQLVAGESLDEFDYAMARKVIPSSPGHLYGFLASVAAVYSEAGLGSNRRLLSECLDSITASIEKLAHLNERMNGSLRAASLSLEKSRDEVTSMTRHLERLKHPSADSDTNSTLL